The DNA window tgtgtgtgtgtgtgtgtgcgcacgcatgCGCGCTTTGTGCTTGTTTAAAGCAATCCTGAAAGAAAATGGAGGATCAGTGAAGGGATAGGGCCTTTGTTATAGGTGAATGGGATGAGTATTTGTCaatggttcaatgtcaacatGGCAGAAGCTCTCCAATGCAGAAGCCCGAGGATCTGTGTTAGCCTTGGATAAAAGTATAAATAGCATGTTCATCAAATctgcaaatgacacaaagctaaaAGAGATAGGTAACACTGAATAACAGATTCAGGATACAAAAAATATCTCGACAAGCTAGAGAACTAAATCTAATgaaactaaacaaaaataaatgtaaattcttatgGTCCtgtaccacccccacccccgcccaaaaaaaaaaaatcttcacaggTACAAGATGGCAAGATGACAGTTTGTATAAAAAAAGATCTAGTAATCTTAGTAGCATGTAACATTTCTGATGTGGGAGCCAAAAAAGCTCTGGTAACTGACAGGCATAATTTAAAGAGGTTGAGGTGATCTCCCCACACAAGATGTAGTGGAAGCAGGAAGGTATGGTCAGAAAGACATCTCCTAAGGAAAAAGGTCTGTCTGTGGTAAAAGGGAATCAGAGGGGCAAAAGACCATTTTGGAAGTGGCTACCCTTTCCTTCAGCTTCTGATTATTCACAAAAAGTTTCTTGACTTTGTTGACTCTTTCCCATGCACTTGTCAAATGGAGACAGCATCATGGAAGTAGAAACAATCAGATGCTGAGAAAGAAGACGACGAGAAGCTGTCTAGCAAATGAGACAAGGAAATCATCatacagcttaaatttttaaaagacttagaGAAGATGAAAGTGGCTGAGGAAGAATGCCAAAGAACAATCCTTTCATAAAAGGAGTGTCAGAAGCAATTTTTGGTGATGAATACAATGTAAAGAATAGAGAGGTTTCTTAAAAATCTGATTCAGGACAAGAAAAAACTCTAAGCAGGACATTGAACACTTCTCAGTAGAGATGGTTTGACACTAATGATCACTGAAGATGACAGCACTACTCAACCCTCATttgctcctttttttctcctaccaCACTTTCAGACagggaaagataaaacagaaatggtGACGGGGAGTTGAAACACAAATTAAGTGAGAAGAGAGTGGGAGAACCTAAATGACCAATCTCTATCCTgtaggactaatgatgaaatctTTCTTCTTTGGAGAGCAGTGATGGGCTACAGATACAAACCAAAGCAGAAGATGTGGCACACGGCCAGTGTGCTGGTCTGTTTTACTTAACTGATTACTTTTTTACTAGAGGATCTATCAGAACAAGAGGAGGGATGTGACTAGAAAATGACTATTTCAATAAAGCatataaataaacaagaaaactgCCTAGCTAACCTCAACAAACTCAAACCATCAGACCCAGAAAATGTGAAGTTCAAAGGATCATCAATGTTGAGCtgagaggaaccttagaagtcatctagtccaaaaccCTCATTGAATagattgagaaaactgagagccaAGTAGGTTAGGTGATATGCCATCAGACTCAGCATTCAAACCCAAGgcctctaactccagagccagggtGCTTTCCATTCAACCACACTGCCCAGAGGGATGAAGGTACTTGTACATTTGATTAGAGGTGCAACATGATAGAAATAGAGAGAGCACACAGGAACCCCGTCTCTGGTACATTACTAATAGTATCacaagcaagccacttaacagtTCTGAGTCTTAGTTTGCTCATGTGTAAAACAGAGAGACTACCTGAAGTACCACCTATCACAGGGTTGCAAGATCCCTTCAAGATCTAAACTACAATTGCACATTGTCCTGTGATGATTGAAGATAAGATGtcacaaaagtcttagtgcagataagggttttgttttttgtttttaataacagcaaaaccacactaagactttttttttttaagtgaggcagttggggttaagtgacttgcccagggtcacacagctagtaagtgttaagtgtctgagaccggatttgaactcaggtactcctgactccagggccagtgctctatccactgcaccatctagctacccctgcactaagacttttgagatagtatgtatgtgtataaaagcTTGCAAATATTAGCATTCTTACTGTTATTGTACAGGGTAACAAGAGCTGTATTTAAAATGAGAACACctgggggtaactaggtggtgcaatagataaagcaccagcccgagattcaggaggacctgagttcaaatccagcctcagacacttgacacttactagctgtgtgaccctgggcaagtcacttaaccctcattgcctcactttaaaaaaaacaaaccaacaaacaaaaaaagccatgAGGTCTCACCAGACCCCATTCCTTGACAGAATGGCTATACTGGCAGTAGTAGTAATAAGAACTAACATTTCTAAAggttattatcaacattttacatataaggaaaactgagtctGGGAgaaattaagtggtttgcccaaggttacagaatTAGCAAGTAGCTGAGgcaaattcaaattcagatcttgctCTTgccaagtccaatgctctgtACCAACCAGCTGCTTTATCAGGGGAATGATGTGGACGgaatttacctagatttcagcaaaatTTCATGTTTTCCTTGTGTACCAAATGTGGGCTAGATTAGAGGTTCTCAATCTCGTGGGCCATGAAACCGCTGAGTAATGCTCAGTTTTGGTGAGAGGTCCACAAATCGTAAATAAGCACTCTTCCCtcttcaattcatcctccacaaagAGCCAAAAGAATTTACTCGAAGTACAGGTCTCACAATGTCACTCCCTGAATAAGAATCTTCAGTGGCtgcctattgcctctaggataaaatacaaaatcctcagctTGCCActtaaaaccctttataactgAGCTCCAGCTTGATTTCTAGACTCATTTCCTATGACTTCCCCTTTACACACTTGACATTCAGCCTAGCAGTTGGCCAATTTCCTATTCCCTGAAGTCAGCCTTCCATTTCCTACTGCCACGCCTAATATGCATACCCTCCTCACCTGAACCTCTTGGAATACTTGAGTATCCTTCAAATCAAAGCTCATCTCAAATACAAATTTCTACAAGGAAGTCTTTCTTGGTCCTTCTAATTGTCAATGCTTTATTGATTAttcctcaagtcttccttatTTTCATGTTGTATCCCCAAAAGGATGttagctacttgagggcagaaatgACTTATTATTTAGCCTCtttcagtctcattttcctcatctgtaaaatgggaataaaaataataacatctacttcacagaatcgttatgaggataaaaggagatatatatatatatacatatatatatatatatatatatatgtataaaccttaaaacataatataaatgctattttatgATGAGGAAGATGATGATTCCCTGGTCTTTGCAAACAGGAGGCACAAAATAAATGGTGGTtgttatttatacatttaaaacattactGAATTCATAGTATTTTCTTAATGGATGTTAATAGTACAATTGCTTGTCACATGTGACATCTAAGTATGTTCATACTCAAAAAGGCTTGGAACCACTCGTctaaatatttgtatattctgATGGAATCGAAATGAGTTGCAGGACTATGCCCAAATGGTAGTCATTAATAGGTAGTTTCCAACTTGGAAAGAAGTCATGAGCAGGGTATGCCGCTTTTTCTATGGACTTCTGCTATCtggcatttttatcaatgatttaatagaatgcttaataaatctgcACTTTGCAGGAAGTTGAAAATGAGCTAAAATGGTAGCAGGCAAAGGAcctaaaaagaacaaaagatggGACAAATCAAAGAAGATGAAATGTAACAGGATTAAATGGGTTCAAAAAGAGCATCCTCACAAGTATGGAATGGGGAAAGCATGGCTAAACATCAGTTCTGAAAAAGAGCTCAAGATTTTCATGAAGAATAAACAGCATGTGACTTAGCAGCCAAAAATGCTAATGAGATCCTAGGTCACATTAAGAGAGAAGCATAGTGTCCACAAAGGGGAATGTGATAATCCCCACATATCTGCTATGTCCAGGCCTCCATCTGGAATACTGTCTTCATTCCTGGGAACCATATTTACGAAGACAATGATAAACTGGAGTGTGCCCAAAGTAGGGCAACCACAGTTGGTGAGGAAGCCACAGACCGAGCTTTATATAAAGATAAGTTACAGACAATGGAAAAGGTTTAAACTGGCAGACGGGAAAGGAGAAACATGATTGAAGTGTTATCAAATGAAGGAGCATTTATCTTGCCCAACTCTACCCATTGCTAAGACCAGTGAGTGTCAACTGTAAATAGGCAGATTTTAGTACAACATCAAGATTTCCTACCAATTAGAACCATCTCAAAGTGTCGAGACATAGTAAGTTACCTCTGCTAGAGACTTTTCAGTGGAGATTTATAGAAGAGATTCCTCTTCAATTTACACTACATGGtataaattcctcatctgtaaaatgggggaaataaccccacctacctcaaagggttgttgtgaggaaggtcaaatgagaaagtatttgTGAAGCGCTTGGCTGAATGCCTGGCACGTAGCAGACAGTACAGAAACattagctcttatttttattacttGTGACCTAGGCTAGATAAAGTTTCCATACCAGTTGGCCTTGGGATCTGCCCATGAGTTGCCCCTGAACTTCCAGCCCATGGGAGATAGGGAGACCTAGTCTacccaccctacccccaaaaaagacacttctaagaaacaaaacaaaacaaaaagacaaaaagcagGGGCTTTTTGTGGCTAAAATTGCTATCCATAATAAAAGCGCTTAAGCTCCTTTGGGTTCTatgataatttatattatatattatggcTAAAATACAAACAAATTCATTATTAAAGTCCTAACAAAGCTTTAATAACTTACCTTGTTGGTTGAGGTAGCTAGGTTGttatagagtgctgaacttggagtcaggaagacctgagttcaaatctggcctcagaaacttactagctgtaggaccctgggcaagtcacttaaaactctgtctacctcagtttcctcatctgtaaaatggggatcgtAATAACATCTCCCTCACAAcctcagggttgtggtgaggacaAAATAAGGTGtttgtaaagcacattgcaaaccttaaaggactaaaTATAAGCTAGCTAGTATTATGATAGAAACAATCTGCAAATGGCATTTGAATAGATTTCATTGAATGGATTTCAATACATAGGACAGGGCTTACCTTTTTCCCTGTTGTAAGGCTTTTTTTCACACAGGATCATAGGAACAAAGAATCACAGCCTGACCCCTGGCAAGGACCTTTTGCATTGTCTagtcttaacctgaggtctgtgaacttgtgtttttcttctaatatttcaataactgcatttcaatagaattggcttCCTTTGAGATCTCATACATTTTATTAGGAGCCCACAGGCCTTACCAAGGTGGCCACAGAATCCAAACCACAACAAAGAGTGAGAGCCcctcatccaatccaaccccctcattttacagcaggcacgtgaaatgacttgcccaaagtcagaaaGTGGCACAGCATCAAAACCAGGACTTTTGGCTCCCTGCCCAGTGTCCTGTTTTaaactgaaggaaacaaaggctcagatgggttaaatgatttgtccacaggcaactgggtggcacagtggatagagtgaattCAAAGGCattctcagacactcactagctgtgtgaccctgagcaagtcacataacttctcccagtctcagtttcctcatctgtaagatggggataataatagcacctattcaacagggctgctgtgaggatcatcAAATGAAAAACtatatggaaagcactttataaaccttaaagaagCATAAAAGTTAAGTGGAAGAATTATGACTCAAGCAGAATTTGTCAATGAAACAAAGTATTTTAAGTACAATGGTATAATAAAGTTGTCCTCTTTGCAAATAAATTTGCAGATTTTCTCATATTCacccttaaattatttttccactttcctAATTGTTAATTGGAAAGTTCTAATTGCCATTTATTTTACAAGCTAAGTCATAAAGCAAAACTAATTAATTCTAGTTTAATTGCTCAAACTAACCTTTATTTTCCCATCAGTATGTGCAGAAGCTACAGATGTTGACACACAGACCAGTCTCGTAGCTGACAAATTGATTTTGAAATGTCTGTGAAAATGTGAACAAAGGCAGTCTATGAACAGGTCAACCTCCTCCTGTGTTATCTCCTCAGGTGTTTGGTGGATACTGTCCCACAAAGCTTTTGCATCTTCAGGATTTATTGCATAAGAAATGTCCAAACTCTGAGGGCTACAGGGTACAGACCAAAGCAATTCTGTAGCAGTCCTATAATGTTCCAGATTACACGAAGTCCACATAGCAGCCAtccaggaaagattgaatgcaCTAATTCTTAATCGAGTGAATCGACAGTCAAAGGTTTTCTGAAACCAAGTTCCAATTAAGGCCGTGTTAGACTCTGCCCCATTTGCAAGGAACAAAGGCAGACAGGTAAAATCGTCTGGCACATTCTCCAGAAGACTATTTCCATACACACAGCAAAACCAACCTGTCCATACCACTTTATCTTCTGTATTCTTTGATGACAACTGGGATTTGGATACAATCTGCGAGAGAAAAAATACGTAAAAATATTCGAGTTCAAACACCTACTTACAAATTCTTATTTCTCCTAATTTGCTTTTATTACAACTGAAATACTCTACCAGGAATTGAAGAAATGTCTTTTCAATTAAcagtttttttcaactttttattgatttttaaaatagtttttactgatatcttgtttttacatcactcaAATTTCCCCACatattcttcccctcttcctttccagAGAGCTATCTCCTGACACAAAGAATTTTTCTGATTAATTTAAGTAATCTGGTCTTCCATTAAAACCATTAAAAGCAAGGGGTACTGGAACCGGGTACATACACTTTACCTATTTAATGTAGGATATCAAGATCCAGAGACATAGGACCATAGAACTGAGCTAGAAGAGGCCTCAGCAGCCCTCTGGTCCAacacctttttcattttacacatgaggaagggACACAGGAAAGTTTAAGTTACTGGCCCAATGAGGAAATGGAccaaacagaatttgaacccaggtcctgtcaCTCCAAAGCCAGTCATCTCTCCACTTACTGCTCTTGGGAAGGACACAGCACAGGAAGGCTTCTAGTAAACATCTAGTTCAGAAGGTTCTTAGCTCAGAAGCCCCTAAGAGGTCTATGGATAGAATACAAGGGGACTTATAGACTTGGggggaaattacatctttatttttctttaatcctATTTTATCTTAGacacttaaaaataatattctgagaagggacccacagacttcaccagattgcccaaAGGGTTAGCCAATAAGCAGTGCCTGttgtgtgctaagcactctggatacaaaaaaaggcaaaagacagtccctccaggagtcaggagaacctgagttcagatccggcctcagacacttggcacttaccggctgtgtgaccctgggcaagtcacttggccccaattgcttcaccaaaaaaaaaaaaaaacaaaaaactcagtccctcctctcaaggaggtcacatgTCACATTCTATTAGGGAAATAGCATGCAAATTatgaggcactagaattaaggggaaccaggaaagtcatcttgcagaaggtaagattttgGCTAAGACCTTAAGAAAGCCAGGAGAAAGAAACAAGGAGGGAAAACCTTCCAGACATGGGACAGACAGCAAGTAGAAATGCCCAGAGTCTggagagtgtcttgtttgaggaacaacaaagatgccaatgtcactggattagGACACACAGATTGGAGGGACAGGAAGGAATAATTAGGTTTAAGAAGAttggaagggaccaggttataaagAACTTGGATGCCAATCTGAGGATTCTGATGCTGAAGGTCATGGGGAATCATTAGAGTCTGTTAAATAGGGTCAAatctttgctttaggaagattaagcTGACAGTTGAATGGAGGGTGGACTACAGTAGAGAGAGATTTGAAATCTACATTCCTACTAATTTGCTGCTGAGCACCTTTGAAAAAAGTCACACAATCAGGTCAATTAGGTCCATTATAAATGTGTTaactaatctcaactgggctctcCATTTTGTATAGAATACAAATATACTACCCATAACAGCTACTTCAAACCTTCTCTTCCTTGCTCAAACCCCACACATCTCCTGCAGACATGTTAGCAAAAGCCCTCACCTCTTACTTTACtgaagaaattaaaggtatcTTCTACTGAACCCCTTTTCTCCTACTCTATACCTCAAAAACCCCTAAATCATGCCCCATTCTCTCCTCAAGTCTCTGAGGAAAAGATGGCTCATCTTCTTGCAAAAGTCAACCCAGTACTCATGTCCCTGATTTCATACCATCCTGCCTCCTCTGATAGGAAAGATTGCAGAGAGAAGGGGTTAAGCTAACACACCAGCTCCTTCATGGCTTCCTACCACTATGACCAGATTTTCACCAGTcacaaaattattcatttgatccttccattccCTTTAAGCAATT is part of the Dromiciops gliroides isolate mDroGli1 chromosome 4, mDroGli1.pri, whole genome shotgun sequence genome and encodes:
- the CENPL gene encoding centromere protein L isoform X1, whose amino-acid sequence is MESLNVPEFTPKHRVPPRLRDYFTSASPFQRQLASVRKQTPFGQTPTRRKIPQCSPFQENIDPQKIAFLLHRQWTLYTLTPLYRFSYSNLKKYSTLLKSFLAAEKQKGLAVEMGADFNLKVIFSMLSGIKGTQGDPAAFLVQIVSKSQLSSKNTEDKVVWTGWFCCVYGNSLLENVPDDFTCLPLFLANGAESNTALIGTWFQKTFDCRFTRLRISAFNLSWMAAMWTSCNLEHYRTATELLWSVPCSPQSLDISYAINPEDAKALWDSIHQTPEEITQEEVDLFIDCLCSHFHRHFKINLSATRLVCVSTSVASAHTDGKIKILCSKYLIGVLAFLTELAIFQIE